Sequence from the Sphingobacteriaceae bacterium GW460-11-11-14-LB5 genome:
GGAAAAGCAGATGCCAGATTTGAGCTAATGGCCAATACCATTAAAGCCGATTATGAACAGCATTTTGGCAAGAAACTGGCTATCTCTAACGCTTCGCTCATTGTAGAAATCCTCGTACACGTGTACTGCGATTACCTGGGTTTATCCTTCAACCGCATGGTACAAATAAAATGGATCCAGGCTTTGGTTAAAAAACTGCTCAAGCGTGCTGAGGTTGTTGATTGCGGCGAAAAAGGGGTAGACAGTAACCGTTGGGTTTGGGATTTACTTGCCAGTTGTAAATCGATTTTTACCAGAATACTACCTAAAAACCTAAATGCCAAAAATATTAAGCACTATTAATCCATTTGAGCGCTTAAAATCTGTTCCTGATTTAAAACAACACTTGCAGCCAGTGTTTCATTTAAAAATGATGAATTGTATTGCTGGTCTGAATTATTGATAAACAGCACCGTTCGGTCTGAAATGGTGTTGATCACTTGATCGGCCAGCTTAGCCGGAACAGCCGGGCAACCCTGGCTTCTGCCTAGTCTACCCAACTGATCAATACTTTTTTGGCTTACATAACTGGCTCCGTGTACCACGATAGACCTTTCGCGTGCATTACTGTTAAACCCCTGGTCCATGCCGTCTAGTTTCAGCGAACGGCCATGTTTTCCATAATAGATTTCGCCGGTTAAATAAAAGCCTAAACTGCTCTGATTGGAATTGATTTGGTTTGAAAAATAGGATGGTTTATCGCCACCACTGTTTTGCCCGTGCGCTACCCAGGTATTTAAGATTAGTTTTTTGCTCGCAAGATCGATAATGTATAAGCGTTTTTTACAGCTTTCCTGATCGAAATCGGCAATGGTTAAAATAGATTTGGCGTGTAATAGACCAGAATATTTTAAATTATAAAATCCGGTTATGGCCTTTTCGAAAACCTGTTCATTTAATCCGGCAGAATCTAAATGAACCTGGTGATAAATATTTGAGATGTATTGATTGTATAAACTATCTGCAGCGACATGTTTAACTATTTCTTGTTGTGTGTGGGGAAGCTCCACTGCTTTCCAACTTGTTCCGACAATGCTCATACCCACTAAAAAAATCGTAGCAATGTCCAGGATGTATTTCTTCATTCAGTATGGTTTAGTTTGATATTGAGCTATTTATACGGTTGTTTTACTCAAATGTTGCCCTAAATCATTTTGTAGTGTTTAAAATACAATTGGTTTTACATTGTTGTGACTTAAGGAAGGTGGATATAGCTTTTAAGAATGTGAATTTAATTTCGTGGAAATGAATCTTGCTAACAATCGTTTTCATTTAGTGTTATGTAATAAACCTGTACAGCATGAAAATTTTATTAACCGGAGCAAACGGTTATATTGGCACCCGACTACTCCCGCTATTACTAGAAGAAAAGCACGAAATCGTTTGTATGGTTAGGGATAAGCGCAGGTTTATTTCTGAGTCTGATTTAAGTGATCAGGTTAAGATTATCACAGGCGATTTACTCAATGCAGAAAGTTTAAACGAAATTCCGAAAGATATTGATGCCGCATATTACCTGGTTCATTCCATGTCTTCAAGCCAGACCGGTTTTTCAGATATGGAAAAGGCTTCGTCCGAAAACTTTTCAGCAGCCATCAGCAAAACCAATTGCAGGCAGATTATTTATTTAACCGGCATTGCCAATGATGAACATTTATCTAAACACCTGGGGTCGAGGTTAGCGGTGGAAGAAGAACTTAAATCATCGGGTAAAGCCTGTACCATTTTACGGGCAGCTATTATTATTGGATCAGGAAGTGCATCCTTCGAAATTATAAGAGATTTAACTGAAAAAATTCCCTTCATGATTACGCCCAAATGGGTAGAAACACGCTGTCAGCCAATTGGTATTCGCGATGTACTGGCTTATCTGCTTGGTGTTTTACAGCGTGAGCAAGCGTTTAACCAAACATTCGATATTGGTGGTCCTGATGTGCTAACCTATCGCGAAATGCTTTTAGGCTATGCTAAAGAACGCGGATTAAAACGATGGATCATTACGGTTCCGGTACTTACACCCCGATTATCGTCTTTATGGTTGAATATGATTACACCCGTACCTTATTCGTTAGCCCGTAGTTTGGTAGATAGTATGAAAAATGAAGTAATATGTAAAGATCACCGCATTCAGGAAGTTGTACCACGAAAATGTTTAAGTTATGCCGAATCTTTACACTTAGCCTTCGAGAAAATCGATCAGAATTCTATTGTTTCGAGCTGGAAAGATGCCCTTAACCGCGGTTATTTAAATTCGAATTTTATGGATCAGATTAAGGTTCCGCAGAATGGAACCTTGGCGTATAAAGTTAAAATGCCCTTTGAACGCAAGGCGGAAGAAGTTTTTGAAAACATCTGGAGCATTGGTGGCAATAGAGGCTG
This genomic interval carries:
- a CDS encoding epimerase; this encodes MKILLTGANGYIGTRLLPLLLEEKHEIVCMVRDKRRFISESDLSDQVKIITGDLLNAESLNEIPKDIDAAYYLVHSMSSSQTGFSDMEKASSENFSAAISKTNCRQIIYLTGIANDEHLSKHLGSRLAVEEELKSSGKACTILRAAIIIGSGSASFEIIRDLTEKIPFMITPKWVETRCQPIGIRDVLAYLLGVLQREQAFNQTFDIGGPDVLTYREMLLGYAKERGLKRWIITVPVLTPRLSSLWLNMITPVPYSLARSLVDSMKNEVICKDHRIQEVVPRKCLSYAESLHLAFEKIDQNSIVSSWKDALNRGYLNSNFMDQIKVPQNGTLAYKVKMPFERKAEEVFENIWSIGGNRGWYFMDWLWHLRGFLDKMFGGVGTRRGRTSNIDLQAGDVLDFWRVLLADRKSKRLLLYAEMKVPGEAWLELKLVEFHGKAFLSQIATFRPKGLWGRIYWYAMWPFHIILFKGMAREITTYKPNN